From the genome of Triticum aestivum cultivar Chinese Spring chromosome 1A, IWGSC CS RefSeq v2.1, whole genome shotgun sequence:
GCATCCCAGTTGATTCTTCCCATCTCCCCTATATCTCTACCTCTTTCTCCATGCTGCGCCGCGGCCAAAATGCTAAAGTGGTTTCAGTGCGTAGACCCGCTGCGAAACTTGGTGTAAACTGAAATGTTAAAGTATGATACgactttttttagggaaaaaataTGATACGACTAGTAGTGCAATTTAATCTAACTCTACAAATTGACATGACACAACTAGCCCAAACATATATGGTCGGTGACTACACATATACTATTATCAAATCAAAATTCTGAAACAAAATACTGCTTCTCCGGTCAACAAGAACCATTCCGATGACAAGATCACGCGGGTCCATGAGTGCTCCGAGTCACCTCCACTCCAGAAGCTCCTTTAATCGCCCGCCTCAGTCACCTGACCGAGAAAAATGGATAGATTACTGAGCCCCTCCGCCACGTGCCTCACCCGCCCGCCACCTCCTCTCCACACGTGTCCCGGCGCGAGCCAACCTCGCGCGTACTTAACCACTCGCCGCGACCCCTTCCTCCTCACCACGCTCGGGAATTCACCAGACGCGCGAGAACCTCCGATCGAAGCAATAATCGAGCCGAGTTAGGATCCATAACCCATCGTCCATGGAGACCGCCACCGCCACCCAGGACCAAGGCCTCACCCGCCGCGCCGTCGGGGGCGTGGACGCCGCGCCGGCGCGGATGCCCGGTTCCGGCGCCCGCGCCACCAGCCGGGACCCGAAGAGGAAGCTGGGCCGCGCCAAGCGGGGCCTCCGGTCGCTCGCGGCCGCCGTCACGGTCTcggccgcgctcaccgcggccgccTTCTACGCCTCCGGCGCCGGCTCGTCCTCGGGGACGGCCAAGGCGccgtcggcggcgatggtggcgatcGCGCGGGCAGGGTCGGTGGCCGCGGAGGCCGTGATGGCGCTGGCCGCGTGGATGGTGTGGGCGGAGGGCGGGCTCCACGGGCGGCCCGGCGCGACGCTGGCGCCGTTCGCCGCGCAGCTCCTGGCGGCCGCGGCGTGGCCGGCGCTGGCGCTCAGGCTCGGGGCCGGGTGGGCCGGGATGGCgtgctgcgccgccatggccgccggcgctGGCGCCTGCGTCCGCGGGTTCGGCGGCGTGAACcccgtcgccggcgacctcgccaAGCCGTGCGTCGCCTGGGCCGTGCTCCTCGCCGTGATGAACTACAAGATGCTGTAGAAGGGAGGAGAGACAGTCAGAGAGGCTATGCGAGTTGTCGCGTGGTGACCACGTCGGGTGGCGAGTTTGTGTATGTACAGTACACTGTACACGCGCGCGTAGTTTCTTGTATCTCGTCGCAAAATATTGCTATCTTTTTGTGTATTACTGCTGTTTAATACGTGCAATCTACAATGTACTTACTATGTACACGTACGAAATATGATCGTGTTTATGTTGTGCTCAAATGTTCGGTTTTTCTTTTTCAATTAGCTGCTTTTGATCGACTAGGGAGTATGGCCCCGAACACACACTTCTATAAACCAGATCGTCCACGCCGGTTCGGTCAAGCGAAGAGTCCCAGATAGAATTGGAATTGAGTTCGTTCAAATTCTGTTCTGGAGAGTCAGCGCGTGTTAGTTCGTAATAAAGCAGACCGCGTCTCAGATCGATTAAACCCCACCTGGAAATCTGCGATGTTCTTGGCCCAAGGGTTTTGAGCGGAGCAAGTAGCGACGGCCGGTGGCCACGAGAGCACGCGACTGAGCAGCGGTGCGGCAGACCAGGCGGACACACGGTGGCGGCGGATCGGAGACGGGCACGCTGACGTCAACACGCGGCGGCGCGTCAGCACCGTAGCCACCGACAGCAGCAGGCAGCGCAATCTCCGGCAGCTGGCAAGCCAGTGAGTGCCCTGTTTTGCTCTTGTTCGGGTCGATTTTGTCTGAATTTCTTCTGCTTGCTCGATTTTTTGGGTGGTGACAATCGTTTACCGGAGCGTTGTTCAGTAAGCGAGCTAAGATGGCAGAGCCGGAGACGGGGACCACCATCGTGGCCTCTTATGTCTTCCAATTCAAAGTTGATTACGAACAAAGCCAGCAGCTTCCCATTCACAAGGCCATCTATTCCGGTGCAACACGGAGGTTTGGGCATCCTGAATCTGGTCAAGTTCAGCCGTGCTCTTCGGTTAAGGTGGCTTTGGCTCGCCTGGCAGCAACCTCGCAGTCCGTGGGTCGGTGCCCTGCGATGGAAAAGACCACAATCTGTTCAACCAAGCAACGACCGTCACAATGGCGATGGAGCGACGGCATCTTTCTGGCACAATCACTGGCCGGAGGTCACGCCCATAGTAGCCGGAAACGGGAAACGGTAGGCCGTCCCTGGATCCCGATTCATCGACTCGGAATAGGATTCGGGAACAAGGTCGGATTCGGTACGATTTGATGAAGATTAGGCGTCTCCGCAGTCTGCTCCTCGATTCAGGTTTAAGGATCCAACAGCGAAAACGCGCCGTCGTTTCTTTTCTCAAGGACTCCTCCAGTCCATTAATTGTAAGGAATCCATTAACAATAAGGAATGCATCCGTCAGGGAGTCGTCGTTCTTCAGCAACTGCGTTCCTCGACCCATGGTACCGTACCAGGTTCATCGTATCCAAACGGATTGGATTGCGTCCCCGTTATAAAAAAATCGTTTAAGAGATGTATACCCTCGTTGTACCCTATTTTTTTCAGCCACCGACTTTCATCCCTTGTTCCCACCGTAGCAAAAACATGGCAACTATGGTCAGGCCACTCAGCCAAGCTTTTCCGGCTCTGTTCGCGCACTCCCGCCGCAAAAGCAGGTCTGTGGCTGCTGCTCTCACAGATCGCACCTGGGTAAAGGACCTCAGACATGGCGATTGGTCTGTGATCGTCGCAGAGTTCCTCTCCCTCTGGCGGTTGCTAGCGGTGCAAAATGTGACTCTAACAGCAGGCACCAACGATTCGATCACCTGGACAGCGAGCGGCTCAGGTTAGTACTCGGTGTGCTCGGCTTACAGCATGCAGTTTCAGGAGCCTACAAAAAATGATCTTTGCTCCATCATTTGAAAACCTTGGGCGCCAAGAAAGATGAAGATCTTCTTCTGGCTGTTGCATCTCGATCGCCTGTGGTATAATGACGGGCTTCAGCGTCGAGATTGGGTCAATGGATATTTCTACCCGCTGTGCATCCGTCACCTAAAAACATCGGTGCACCTCTTCTGGGTGTCCCCTGGCCCTGGAGATTTGGAGGAAGGCAGCGACTTGGAATGGCTGCGGTCTCTGAACCCCGCTCTTTGGAGCAACACCGGCAGCTCAACCCAAAGAGTGCAGCTATGCCTGCAGAATTTTGCAAACAAGAAGGCGAGAAAGGCTGCGGCCTCAATCATCATGCTCATCTGCTGGGAAATTTGGAGAAAGAGGAACGATTGCATTTTTAAAGAAAAAACTGCATCCGCGGACGATGTCATTACATGTATCACAAAAAGTTTAGAGCTCTGGATTATTGCAGGGCTAAAAGTTTAGCGCACCCTATCTAGTCCCCTTCTGGGAGAGATTAGCCTTTTTCTCTCTTTTGCTTCTTCGGGCAGGCTCTTGCCAAAGAGCTCTTCTGTATTTGTTTTAACTGAGGACGGGGCGTCGACCCGTTGGTTGGGCAGCTGAGGTTGCTGCCAGCCTATCCGAGTTCGAGTCCCGGCACGGACGAGGGTTAGCttttgggttggtctcatttttttttAACTCTCCTCTACTAAATCAATGACAAGCCAGCAATGCtagatttttcaaaaaaattccgacATCGTCTCATTTTTTTTTAACTCTCCTCTACTAAATCAATGACAAGCCAGCAATGCtagatttttcaaaaaaattccgacATCGTCTCCGCCGGAGGACATCTGTGGAGGATCATGTGCTACCCGCGTGGCGATACCGAGGACGACAAGGGCGAGTATATTTCTGTCTACCTCGAGCACATGAGCAAATCCACAAGCGTCGGGGCCATCTTCGATATCTTCATAATCGGCAGGGACGGCAAATCACCTACGTGGGACACGTCCAAGATATCCAGGACACTCCAAACCTTCGAAATCAATGGAGATAAAGACCAGCGCGACTGCTGGGGATGGAGTCAGTTCGTCAAGGAAACTATTTTGGAGCAAGATTACTTAACAGGGAGACACTTCACAATTGTATGTACCATCATGATCATCGATGACAGTCCTCCCATTGCCGTCCCGCCTCCAGACATCGGAACCCATCTTAGCCGTCTGCTAGATCATGCTGACAGGACAGACGTGTCATTCGTCGTCGACGATGAGACATTCCGTGGTCACCGGGCGGTGCTTGCTGCCCGCTCACCGGTCTTTAGAGCAGAGCTCTTCGGTTCCATGTCAGAGGCTACAATGACGTCCATCACGCTGCACGACATCACACCTGCAACATTCAAAGTTATGCTTCGGTTCATATACACGGATGAATTGCCCGGAGAAGACGAGCCCGCAGACTCATCCGTTGAGATGTTTCAGGATCTGCTCGCTGCTGCTGACCGGTATGCACTGGACCGGCTGAAGATTATCTGTACCCAGAAGTTATGGGAAAAAGTATCGGTAGATACAGTTGCAACTATCTTAGCTTGTGCCGAGACCTACAATTGTCAAGCGTTGAAGAACAAGTGCATTAGCTTCTTTGTGGCGGATGAAAATTTCAAGGAGGCCatgttcaccgatggttatgcgcTACTGGTTCCGAAATTCCCATCGATTACTGCTGAGCTCAAAAggagggttagggcataatgtagtGAGAGATACATCTGTGTGTATATATAGTTCAGATTTTAGTGCATAGTTCTCTTTTTTTTTGAAGCTTAGTGCATAGTTCTAGTATGGAATATTCTAATGAATTGGCCTGCATGTTTCAGAGAAGAAAATAACACCATACGAAGGGCTCAGCTTGCTTGCGTACAACAAATTATTTATACAAatactttccttttctttttttccgtTTCTGTTCTCAATCCACGAATATTTTTAaaaactagtaagcgtgcacgtgtaACACACGTAATCTTAGGAATTTCTTTTTATGTTTTGATTATCTAAATCAATTTTTCGATCACCAATAGTTGCCTCAATAACATGTAATGTTTTAATACAATTGGTTTAAACTAAAATTTTACACAACAATATTAACTAAAAATTTGGCAAGCGCCCTTCTCGGTAGCTAGCTAGGTATCTAGATGTATCCACGCCTGTCAGCTCGCCATCTTTGTCGCCCTGCAAGTGTCCCTCCCACCACAGTGTGTTTCCCCTATGGTGGTTCTCTTTATGCCCCTTGCACCGCCTTGGATTTTCAGTGTGACAGAGAGATTTTATCCACCTCAATATAAGCACATGCCAGAGAGGCAAGGTTGAATTGGTGCTGGCTTTGGTCGTTTGAACACCACCTTGCCAACCTAGTTAGGTTTGGTCATTTGCAAAAAGGGCATACCAAATCTGCTCCTTTATATCAATAATGGTTACATGTTCAAACAGCGTCATCATAATCAGCATGACAAAACATAGCGGAAAATAATGACATACTATCTTGAACTAAAAAGTTCTACGTGAGGCAATGCTCAACTTCACCATTTGGTTTCCTATCAttctgttatggcgctgctagaaggagggcgcaagaaggccggccgggggccttttgcccacggccgggcaagatggaaggatttccttcttaattcttgcttgattagattgatacatcttctctctttatataaagaggtttacttgactcccaagcaaggcttacttgacccctaagaaagagactcttatctctaattaaccctaagactaacgggcccattaggcccattacgtactctaacactacaccccacctggacatgcagcttgtcctcaaactgcagcctaaccaacttataaccatgactcgacgcaacccaaacctaacacctaaaaacaagccttttacatctcggcttgttttattattctcaacctgaaatggactgaGACGATTTATTTTGGACCTCTTAACAAAAAGTGGATaccatccgcacgtcggacgtgcacgtgtacagccacctggtgcccatggacaccatctggacaaaaggagtgcatgtgtatggcgacctggaagtggtcgcaagagtgaccagcagaggcgcccttGCGGCGCCCGGTGacggaatgcagtggtgctacgtGGTGCGTTGTtgtcggtgacaccatgccttcttcctgccggacggctgttggtctgcaccgcacagggaagagtggggggcttgcgatggagaatgacgaggaggggtgcgccctCCCAACCGTCAATGTCGCAGACTTGAAGGTCGCTGCCCGtggggaaaacagcatgcccgctgcccgtgggggaaaccgcatgcccaagatccccgacgcagcggatgagatcgaggtcctttgcgcaacgaagggcaacttggaggagcggcagctgcagaccacgcatctcccgcacacgccgacgcgctaggaggccgcgtgCAGTAGCCTGCAGCCTCACCGTCGCCGACACatggcgggtagcgatccaagacggaagcgGTGATGGCGACGGCGGGGACCGGACTTGGTGGAGCGGGACTCCCGCCGACGCGGTCGATGCGGGGCCGGAGCTAACCGGCGGTGGCTGCAGCAGCGGCTGCGGCGGTGGCGCACCGGGCAGCGGCAGCGACTGCTGCGGcggagcgccgggcgcggcggaggccggcAAGAGCGGCGGCTGCCAGTGCAGCCAGGGttgggcggtggtggcgatggatggcagctgtAGTGGCCCGGCGAGCGTGgcgaaggccgcctggtgcggcgaCTGCCACGACAGCCAGGACGGGacgatggatggcagctgcagcgggtGCTACAGCAGCTCGGCGAGCGCGGCGGGGGCCGCTTGGTGCGGCGGCAGCCACGGCAGCCACGGCGGCGCAGCCGGGTGCGGCCCataggacccggccaagaacaggTGGATCTCCTGGATCGTCTGTGTTAGGTCCCGCAGCGCCCCGGACACCTCCGGGGTGAGGACGACGGGGGCGGGCGCGACGGAGGATCCCGGCGCGGGCAGGAGCGGGGCGACGGTCGTGACCGGCAGCGGAAGAGACGGGTTGGGCTGCGGTGAAGACATGATCaaaccgaagctagctgataccaaattgttatggcgctgctagaaggagggcgcaagaaggccggccgggggccttttgcccaTGGCCGGGCAAGATGGAAGGATTTCCTTCTTagttcttgcttgattagattgatacatctcctctctttatataaaaaggtttacttgactcccaagcaaggcttacttgacccctaagaaagcgactcttatctctaattaaccctaaaattaacgggcccattaggcccattacgtactctaacacatTCGTATTAAAGATTGAAAACATCATCGTTCCAAGATATCCTTCACTATTTTATAAAATATTCAGGAAATCATAAGTACAATGACATATGTAAAAAGCACCGAGCAGTTTGCACTGCAACCCTTCACTCATTCGTCGTCACTTTGGCTACATGAAAAAGGCATAAAACATCAAGAAGGCGATAGTTATGTCTCCACATCATGCAAAATTGCTATTATCGGTAGTATTCGATGATATCTAAGGGCATCTCCTCCAGGTTCCTCAATTTTGCCGACAAAATCAATGTGACAGGAGCAATATGATCCACACCAGCCTAGCTGCAAAAGTGGAAAGAGTTTTGCTTTCCAAATACCCAACCATCCTACCACACACAATCAAACTAACAACAATATACTCGTACATTCACCTTGCTACTGTTGCTATCCCAATCAAAGAGTTTTGGCATCACAATATGCAACAAGAACCAGAATATGAACATGCAATTAATCATAAATAAAGAATCGATTTAGGATCACAATTCAACATTTTCTTGAGGAAATTATCCATGTGCTCTGTTTCTGTTGGAACAATAATAAGGCTTAAATTGCAGGAGAGTGAATTCTGGGGCTCAAATTTAAGCAACACTCACATTCGGAAGATGAAATCAGCCTCTGCCGTGATGACTTTCACCAAGTAGGACACCCATACCTGGTGGCCCAAACAGGAGAAACGCCGTCCACTACCTGCAATTTTTCACCATCTATGAACCACCAAATTATCAACACGTACGAATTCTTTTCAGTTGACACAAAATTAAAACTTCTAGGGCTACCTCATCGGCGAAGAACTGTAGCTGCTTAATGGGGAATGACGACCTCCTACGTCACTTGTCTGGCGACGTTGGAAGAGAAAGGTACCATACTCCTGCAGCTTGCCTCAGACTGGTGTAGTCAACATGCAGCAACATAAAATGTTGGGTAGGACTGTACATGATTGAGAAGATCTGATATAATGTTCTTGTAGCGATTGCATGAAAATATAATGTATTGTCAATCCCTCTCACTTGGTCATATGCTGGAACCATATTATACAATACATCACAATACACCAATGTCTCGACAATTGCATTAACCTTGGTGTCTCTGCAAGTTATTGGCATCTGCACTATGATGATTCAGGCCATTGATTCCTCAAAACACAAATTGAGAAGATCGTTTTATGTGCATCAAGAGAGTACCATGAGCTCTATCTGAGCGCCCATGGTAGCAAACGGGATACCCAGGATGATCACGATTCGGTAGGGAGCGACGTGGTGGTTTCCTCGGGGATGGTCAGCGGTTGCTGCTGTGATGCGATATATATATAATGAAACTGAGTAAAAGTGGTGACCAGCCTATACATTTTGCAGCACTGTACAAATAGTAAGAAGATATTTGGTCAAGATAACACGTCGATTCACGTAACCATGCCCCCAAAAATGAGATCCTTCTCTGCATATTTGCACAACAACACAATGTAGTCAAACATATGGAAAAATTATTTGCATGCCGGAATATTATTAGAATCCGTTGATCTGAAGAAATATATAAATACTTGTTTTATTTAATTCAATCATAAAAAGGTATATTGGTTCAGATATAGGAGTTAATCTGATGCATGTACCTTGTTCTAAGCTTCTCCTCTCTGGCTGCTTTCTCCTCCTTCCGATTGCTCTGTTGAGATTCTCTTTCAGAAGAACATTCAGTAGAAGGAAAAAATGACTTCGAAGGAGAGACGTATTTTGAAATAAAAAACTGCAAAAATCCAGTAATGGTTTAGTAgcttcagaaaaatatgcaattgATACACATCATTTTGGGGTGTGCTTAAGAACAATACCAATTAGGAGTACAACTTAGCCTTGCTTCTTGTGCGACTGAATTTTCCTGAAGCCAAATTGGCAATGGATTTCAGACTGCATGTACATTAGAGAATAGGTTAAAGCGTCTTACATCAAATACATGTGGGTTTTTGGGAGTTGTGAAGGACTGTAGAGAGCACTCCAAGCCCAATAACCAAGAACAAAGACCCAAGAAAACAACATGAAAAATAGATCAAAGCATACATATGACTGAGGATGGGGCAGAACTTCTCAAAGATAAACGCAAACTTCAAGGCACAACAGATCGATAGAAGGTCCTGAATCTGCGGCTGCTCCCCCGCATGCATCCATGTCCCCGGCGGCGGACACCATGCTTCTTCCTTCTGTAGACATGGGAATTAGTAGTCACTGATCATCGGATGAagtacaaaaaaaatggaaaagaGACAGCACCTGTGATGAACACAAACACGCAGGCGACTTCAGCTTCCCATAGTTCTCGCCTTGGCCGCTACCACGCCTTTGCTCGTCTGGCAACATGGACAAGCGACAATCAGAGAGCAGCACAAAAGAACTCGTCAATTGTGTCCAGTCCGTCGTGTCTGCGGACTGCGGTGTCTAGTTCGACCCCTCTACAGGATGCAGAGAGGCGACATTAGATGGATTAGTAGCGGCAAGGATGGAGGGGAGCTGCCGGTGCAGCGCATCCCCAGCATCGGTGTGAAGGGAGGCAACATTGGAGGCGCGGAAGAGTTGGGCGGCGGTACGCGGTGGGCGTCGGGGAAGGGCAGGCCGCGCGTGGAGtgggtcggcgacggcggccgcAGCCAGGTCGCCGCACCAGCGACGCCATGTCCTTCGCAGTGAACGGCATCGCCGCCGTGCTTCCCTTCAATCTCTGTCTCTCTTCTATGGCCAGCACAACGAACGGGGCCGGTGGCAAACCCCTTGTCTAGATCCAACCACAGCAGGCATGGCCGCCACGCTTCTCTTCGCTCTCTCTGTTTGTTCCATGACCTGCCCAAGCAACGTGGGGCGGTTTTGGAAAAGGGAACCGTGCCATGGGAAAGAAGGAAAGACACGATGGCATTTGTGGGTAAAACGTGGGTGCGTGGTCACCGGAGGCAGCGTGGGTAAAACATGGTTGGTGTTAAACATCGAAGCCACGTGAATCATAAGATTCAACCCTTTCAATGAATAAGATTGTCTGATTCTCCGCCCTCTCTTccttttataggggtagtagattataacatttttaatacatgaaaCATATTGTGGAATTCATGGTCCTTTTTTAAGCGTTTTTCCTCAAACTTGTGAACACTTTTTCAAGTTCGTGAAACATTTTCTaaaatgcatattttttgtttTATTATGTTATTTATTTATCTTTTACAAATTCACAACATTTTTAAAATTGCAaacattattaaaaatacctaAAAATTAAATATTATGTGTTTTTTAGTCAATGAATATTTCTTTTCTCTGGTACTTGATAAACCGGCAACATAGTTTTTCAGAGGCAGACACTTCCATTTTCTTCAGCCAAGAAGCTAAATGGGACAGGGCCCTGGTGCATTTTAGCTCCTACTAGAACAAAAAAAGTGCGCTTTGTTGCACCCAACTTTTTTATGTTTTAAAAATATGATTTCTTATTTTTTTTGTGTCATTGATGAGCTGAGCAGCTTCCCGCGACACATAAAACATGAAAATCAAGTGTCATGACCAATTCATTCAGACATATAGTATATGCTAATAGAAGGAACATGGACTATTTTAAATCTGTGTGTGTTGCTCGATATGAGTACACAATAAAGATCCAGAAAATCGTAAGATATGTTTTTCTCCAGCTCATCCTCATCATTACAAAAGATGAAATGCGTGCCTACatgataatatcatcaaacatttGGCCTAACGCACAAACGCTCATCATACCATATAATATCCGATGGGTTTCCATAGAATGGATGCCGTCCTTCTCATCACTAACTAAAGAGAAGATGCAATTTTGTTAAGGATAACACATATTTCAATTATCCCAAACATTTAGAGGCAAAACAGTAAGCAACTTCCATGATGCAAGTATGGATTACATTTTTCTTGGATGGACAATAACCCTTGATCCTTCAACATAATGATCTAACTTCCTTTTTGACAGGTCGATGCAGAGGCATTAAGAAAATTTATCAGTAGACAAATCTTTCACTAATGTCGGCTTTCCAATTGTCCATTATTTTCCTAATGCATATATTAGGAAATAATGTGTCAGAATATATATTTTTAGAAAGTGTCAGAATATTAGTAGCGGGCGCAGCTACAGGGTGGATAggatgggccgcggcccaccctgggaatTTTGGACGGCCTGTATATAGGGGATTTGGTGATGGGCTggagaagaagaaataaaaaaggcCCAACAAACGCGGCCTGCTAGTCCGCTCGTACCAACTAGAACGCGCAGCCGCACTGCCTCTCGTCGCAGTCTTTTCCGTCTTTCCCCTCTGCGccgcactgctcgcggactcgccgcTTACTCGCCGGCGAATCACCGTCGCCGGACCCCAAGAGTCCAGGAGCTGCCCAAGGTCCGCCCCACAGGGCCGATGCAATGACAGTGCCTAGCCGTCCGCTCCTCGCTCCCTGCTCACTCGGCAGCAGCACTGGTCCTGCCCGGCGGCCGGCGGTGTGCTGGTGTGCAGCTACGACACAAAGGGAGCCGATCGTATTTGAGGTACGTTGTCCATTTTCCTCGTCCCCATTTTAATGTCTGATTGATTGTTCTCATTATGATTTAGGAATCTAGGGTCTTTGTTTTGAAAGGAATCTAGGTCTGATATTTATAGTGCTATCAGCCACATACATGAACAAATGGGGATAATTT
Proteins encoded in this window:
- the LOC123100358 gene encoding translocator protein homolog — translated: METATATQDQGLTRRAVGGVDAAPARMPGSGARATSRDPKRKLGRAKRGLRSLAAAVTVSAALTAAAFYASGAGSSSGTAKAPSAAMVAIARAGSVAAEAVMALAAWMVWAEGGLHGRPGATLAPFAAQLLAAAAWPALALRLGAGWAGMACCAAMAAGAGACVRGFGGVNPVAGDLAKPCVAWAVLLAVMNYKML
- the LOC123100458 gene encoding BTB/POZ and MATH domain-containing protein 1-like, encoding MAEPETGTTIVASYVFQFKVDYEQSQQLPIHKAIYSDIVSAGGHLWRIMCYPRGDTEDDKGEYISVYLEHMSKSTSVGAIFDIFIIGRDGKSPTWDTSKISRTLQTFEINGDKDQRDCWGWSQFVKETILEQDYLTGRHFTIVCTIMIIDDSPPIAVPPPDIGTHLSRLLDHADRTDVSFVVDDETFRGHRAVLAARSPVFRAELFGSMSEATMTSITLHDITPATFKVMLRFIYTDELPGEDEPADSSVEMFQDLLAAADRYALDRLKIICTQKLWEKVSVDTVATILACAETYNCQALKNKCISFFVADENFKEAMFTDGYALLVPKFPSITAELKRRVRA